A genomic stretch from Numida meleagris isolate 19003 breed g44 Domestic line chromosome 2, NumMel1.0, whole genome shotgun sequence includes:
- the SRD5A1 gene encoding LOW QUALITY PROTEIN: 3-oxo-5-alpha-steroid 4-dehydrogenase 1 (The sequence of the model RefSeq protein was modified relative to this genomic sequence to represent the inferred CDS: substituted 1 base at 1 genomic stop codon), translated as MASRRLQTPAVGAADPVPLSRRARDGATTPYVHARPASRAHAXARPCHSFRAALPTAHFRSRERSSSTNPRPAGCGRLRPPAPIGPRRRWAGRGLPDGWRRRGESRLGWAQRDMADRGAFCAFWQWAAGPREQRLLELFSYGLVALGAGSALLLLFIPMPYGRYSSRRFGWLLPARPAWLLQELPALLVPLALAACIHAWRLPNAVLLSCFILHYVHRALIFPFLIREGKPTPFFTFLLALLFCIYNGYLQGRSLSHYAEYPSDWLKRPCFIAGFMGWLIGMAINIHSDHILRSLRKPGETGYKIPRGGMFEYVSGANFFGEILEWFGFALACCTIESLAFALCTLFILGSRAKQHHQWYLEKFEDYPKNRKIVIPFVY; from the exons ATGGCGAGCAGGCGCCTACAGACTCCCGCCGTCGGAGCGGCAGACCCGGTCCCTCTCAGCCGAAGAGCCCGAGATGGAGCGACTACGCCTTACGTCCACGCGCGCCCAGCAAGCCGCGCACATGCGTAGGCACGCCCCTGCCACTCCTTCCGGGCTGCGCTGCCGACGGCCCACTTCCGCTCCCGGGAACGGAGCTCCTCCACCAACCCGCGGCCGGCGGGATGCGGTAGGCTCCGCCCCCCTGCTCCGATTGGTCCGCGACGTCGGTGGGCGGGCCGCGGGCTGCCCGATGGATGGAGGCGCCGCGGGGAGAGTCGGCTCGGTTGGGCGCAGCGTGACATGGCAGACAGAGGTGCGTTCTGCGCCTTCTGGCAGTGGGCAGCGGGCCCGCGGGAGCAGCGGCTGCTGGAGCTGTTCTCCTACGGGCTGGTGGCTCTGGGCGCCGGCTCggcgctgctgctgctattCATCCCCATGCCCTACGGGCGCTACTCGTCGCGGCGCTTCGGCTGGCTGCTGCCCGCCCGGCCcgcctggctgctgcaggagctgcccgCGCTCCTCGTCCCGCTCGCGCTGGCCGCCTGCATCCACGCTTGGCGGCTGCCCAACGCcgtcctgctgagctgcttcatCCTGCACTACGTGCACAG GGCActcatatttccttttctgatccGAGAAGGAAAGCCGACACCATTTTTCACCTTCCTACTAGCACTTCTCTTCTGTATATACAATGGATACTTGCAAGGCCGAAGCTTAAGCCACTATGCAGAATATCCCTCAGACTGGTTAAAACGTCCTTGTTTCATTGCAG GTTTTATGGGGTGGCTGATCGGTATGGCAATCAATATTCATTCAGATCATATCCTTAGAAGTCTGAGAAAACCTGGAGAAACCGGTTACAAGATACCAAGAG GAGGAATGTTTGAGTATGTCAGTGGAGCCAACTTCTTTGGAGAGATCCTGGAATGGTTTGGATTTGCCCTTGCCTGCTGCACCATTGAAAGCCTTGCATTTGCACTGTGTACGCTTTTCATTTTGGGTTCAAGGGCAAAACAACACCACCA atggtaCCTTGAGAAATTTGAAGACTACCCAAAGAATAGAAAAATTGTGATTCCGTTTGTGTATTAG